AAAATTCTTACTGTTTAGTATAGATAATATGTACAACTTGTATCTCTTATTAATCTCGTTATTGCTAGAAGTTCAAAAAAGAGCTGAAGACGATTTACAAAAAAAACAAAAAAAGCATTTAGCTACTAAAGAAGACAAAGACCCAAACAAAAAGTTTGTAAATAACCAATTACTTAAATCTTTAAGAGATAATTTGCGATTAAAAGACCAATTAGATACCTATAAAATAACTAATTGGAAATTTGATAGTGAATATGTAGATGTTATTTTTAAAGAAATTACTAAAAGCGATTTGTATAAAGATTATATGCAAACTAGGGTGTCTGATTTCAAAGAGGATAAAGATTTTATTGTTGACGTGTTTAAAGACATCATTGCTCCTAATGAGAAACTTTATGAGTATTTAGAAGATAAAAATCTAACTTGGCTAGATGATCTTCCTACTGTAAATACTACCATTTTAAAACTATTAAGAAAGGTTAAAGCAACTTCGGCAGAAGGTTATTTTACACCTAAATTATATAAGGATTCTGAAGATCAGAAGTTTGCAATTGATTTGTTCAAAAAAACACTTTTAAACAGGTCTCTAATTAATAAAGAGATTGAAATGAAAACCAAAAATTGGGATTCAGACCGTATTGCTAATGTAGACTATGTATTACTGCAAATGGCTATTAGTGAATTGCATAATTTTCCATCAATACCTGTAAAAGTAACTATTAATGAATATTTAGAAATTGCTAAGGAATATTCTACACCAAAAAGTAGCATATTTATAAATGGTATATTGGATAAATTGGTTAAAGAATACGACGCAGACGGGAGATTAAATAAGATAGGTAGAGGATTACTATAATTCTGTTAAAAATTTTTAATAGATCAAATAATTACTATTTTTACGTCGCGAATGACAAAAAATTTAACAATGAAAAAAATAATATTAGGATTAAGCACATTATGCTTAATAGCGTTTACTTCTTGTAAAGAAAATGCTGCTAAGAAAATTGATGACAAAAATGTAGCTGAAGCAGCAGCAAGAGATGCAAGTGCATCTAAATTTCCAGTGATTGAGTTTGATAAAAAAGAACATGATTTTGGTGAAATAGAATCTAAAACAAAAGTTAAAACAGTTTTTAACTATAAAAATACAGGAGATGCGCCTTTAGTTATTACAGATATTAAAAGTACTTGTGGGTGTACTGTACCTCAAGACTGGAGTAGAGAGCCTTTGGCGCCTGGAGAGTCAAGTCAGTTTTCTGTTCAATTTAATGGAAGCGGGTCAAATAAAGTTTCTAAAACAATAACAGTTACAGCAAATACAGAAAAAGGATCAGAAACTGTAAGAATTACAGCTTTTGTAAAACCAGATCCTAATGCAAAGAAGCCAGTAACACCAACAATTAAAGCACAATAAGATGGGAGAAGGAATAGGGTCGTTTATGCCGTTTATATTAATGTTTGTAGTTGTATATTTCTTTATGATTGCACCACAAATGAAACGTGCAAAAAAAGAAAAGAAATTTGCTGCCGAATTAAAAAAAGGGGATAGAATAGTTACTAAAAGTGGATTGCATGGTAAGGTTTTAGAACTAAACGATAAAGATGGGAGCTGTGTTATAGAAACGATGTCTGGTAAAGTTAAGTATGAGCGCTCTGCTATTTCTATGGAAATGAGTGCAAAACTAAATGCACCACCAGCAGCAAAAAAATAAAGATATTTTTTATATAAAAAGAGCTTCCACATTGGAAGCTCTTTTTAGTTTATCTAAAAGTGGTTAACCTATTTAGGTAACGGGCTAACAATTTTTACATTTTGAAACGCAATAGCACCTCTAACAACACCAGATATAACATCTTGTAAAGCTTCAATAATTTGCATTTTTAATTCACTTTTATGATAGATAATACTGACTTCCCTGGCAGGAGAGGGTTCGTTAAAGTGATGTAGATTTTCTTTTTCTTTATCGTTAATATCTAAAGTATGTAAATAAGGTAAGAGTGTCATACCTAATCCTTCATTTGAAAGCTTTATAAGTGTTTCTATACTGCCACTTTCCAGTTGAAATTGATCATCTGTTTGGCTTTTAAATACTTTACAAAGATTAATAACACCATCCCTAAAGCAGTGACCATCTTCAAGTAAAAGCATATCATCAATATCTAAATCTGATACATCCAATTTTTTATGGTTATGTAATCTATGGTTTTTAGGAATGTACCCCATAAATGGTTCAAAATAAAGAACACGTTCTTTTATGTTTTCATCTTCTAAAGGTGTGGCAGCTATAGCAGCATCTAAATGCCCATCGTTAATTCTCGAAATGATTTCTTCTGTTGTTAATTCTTCAATTTTAAGCTTAACTTTTGGATGTTTTTTTATAAAATTATTTAAAAACATAGGGAGTAGCGTTGGCATTACGGTTGGTATAATGCCGAGTTTGAATTCTCCACCAATAAAGCCTTTTTGTTGATCTACAATATCTTGAATTCTATAAGATTCGTTTACAATATTTCTTGCTTGATTAACAATCTTTTTGCCAACATCAGTTAATTCAATAGGCTTTTTTGTACGATCAAAAATTAATACATCTAATTGGTCTTCAAGTTTTTGAATCTGCATGCTCAAAGTAGGTTGTGTAACGAAACATTTTTCTGCAGCTTTAGTGAAATTCTGGTTTTCGGCAACGGCCAAAACATAATATAATTGGGTAATCGTCATAATAATCAATTTAGGCTATAAAAATATAAAAACTATCAATAAAATTTATAGAAACAACTGTTAATTATAAATTAAATTTGTAGTAAACATAAAAAATAGATATAAATATGACCTTAAATAGTTTAGGATTAGATTCTAAAAAGACCAAAGACTTAGCGAATGATTTGAATCATTTACTGGCTAATTTTCAAATATATTATCAGAATTTAAGAGGTATCCATTGGAATATAAAGGGAAAGCGTTTTTTTGATTTACATGTGAAGTTTGAAGAGTTGTACACAGATGCGAACATGAAAGTTGATTTAATTGCTGAACGTATTCTAACGTTAGGAGTAACACCTTTACATACGTTTGAAGAATATATAGAAAATACTAAAGTACCAGTAGGTAAAAATATTTCTCAAGATGATAAGGCGGTACGCTTAATTGTTAATTCATTGACAGAGCTTTTAAAGATAGAAAGACTGATTTTAGATAAGTCTGATAATGCGAATGATGAAGGTACCAATTCTATGATGAGTGATTTTATTACCGAGCAGGAGAAAACGGTTTGGATGATGAAAGCTTGGTTAAATGAAGCGGTTTAGGTTTTCATAATAGTAAAAAAGTGATCATTTAAACTTACGCGTCATAATATTAAAAAAAGTTAGACACGAATTACACTAATTAATCTCTTTATCGATAGATTCCGACCCTGTAAACTTGGCAGTTAGTGTTCACCTTTAGTTCAATACTAAAACGAAACTATAAAAAAATAGATTCGTGAAAATTAGTGTAATTCGTGTCTTTTCTAAAATGTACAGATTCGGTAGTTTAAAGATTCTACTAAAGTAAGCCTCTCGCTTTTATTTCCAAGTATTTATTAATAGTGTCTATGGTAAGGTTTTCCGGGGTTGTTAAAATGGAATAGATACCATATTTTTTTAATTCGTTTACAATAAGACGTTTTTCAAACGCGAATTTTTCAGCAATGACTTTATCATAAACTTGCTGTACCGTTTCTGCTTTATCAGCAATCAAACTGGTTAACTCTGTATTCTTAAAGAAAATAACCACTAATAAATGGCTTTTAGAAATGGCTTTTAAATAAGGTAATTGTCTATTTAAACCATCTAGCGTTTCAAAATTAGTGTACATTAAAATAAGACTTCTATGCGTAATGTGGCGTTTTATACTTCCATATAAACGGCTAAAGTCACTTTCAAAAAAATCGGTCTTTACATTGTATAGCGATTCTAAAATAAGCTGCATTTGCGAGCTTCTTCTTTCAGCAACCACAACATTATCTATTTGCTTAGAAAAAGAAAACATACCGGCTTTATCATGTTTTTTTAAAACAACATTACTAATTACTAGAGCAGCATTGATAGCATAATCTAAAAGGCTTAAGCTATTAAAAGGCATTTTCATAATACGACCTTTATCAATAATGGAATAAACAGGCTGTGATTTTTCATCTTGAAACTGATTTACCATTAACTGATTTTTCTTTGCTGTAGCTTTCCAATTTATAGTACGTAAATCGTCTCCTAAAACATAGTCCTTAATTTGTTCAAACTCCATAGAATGTCCAAGCCGTCTTACTTTTTTGAGTCCATATTCTAATGAATTCTGATTAATATTTAAAAGTTCAAACTTTTTTAATTGTTTAAAACTAGGATAGGTGGGGACCATAGCTCCCTCGTTGAAAGTAAAACGTTTCGCAACTAAATTAATAACGGAAGATGCATATATGTTTAGGTTCCCAAAATGATATTCACCACGTTCGGTTGGTTTTAAATCATATTGAATTAACCTTAATTTTCGTGAAGGAATACTTTCTTTAATTTTAAAATCCCTAACTTGAAATTGTTCTGGAATTTCATCTATGATTTCTAAATAAACCGAAATAGAATAGTTATTGTTAATATTTAACTTTATTTGGTTTTTATCTCCGTTTGAAAACTTGTCTGGTAATATTCTGGTAGCTTCAATTTTGTTTTTACCAATAAAAATGATTAGAAAGTCTAAAAAGAATAAAAGTACAAGTACTAATATAAAAAGCTGTGCAATGTTGAATAACAAAGGAATGAAATAACTTAGAGCAAACAATACTACAATGCCGATACCAGCATAAAAAAAACGGGGTTGTATGTAGAATGGTTTAAAGAATTTCAAAATTTGTTAAAAGTTAAAAGTTAAAAGTTAAAAGTTAAAAGTTAAAAGTTAAAATGAGATTCTTCACTTCGTTCAGAATGACATTGTTTGCCTACTGCCTACTGCCTACTGCCTACTGCCTACTGCCTACTGCCTACTGCCTACTGCCTACTGCCTACTGAACACTACTAACTAACGTGGTATCTCAACAGTTTCAATAATTTGTTTTATAATTTGTTTGCTTGTAACACCTTCCATTTCGCGTTCTGGTGTTACGATAACTCTATGATGTAATACAGGAATAGCAGCACGTTTTATATCCTCTGGTGTCACAAAATCACGACCAGACATGGCTGCAAATGCTTTGCTCGATTTTAATATGGCAATAGATGCTCTTGGTGATGCACCTAAATATAAAAATTGATTACTACGTGTAGCAACAATAAGTTCTGCGATGTATTTAAGCAAATGTTTTTCTACTAGGATTTGACTTACCAAATTCTGATATTTTACAATTTGATCGCCTGTTAAGAATGATGCTAGGGCTTCTGTTTTAGATTTATCTTTTAATTCATGTTCTCTAGAGAGTATTTCTATTTCTTCATCCAAATTGGGATAATCAACATCAATTTTAAACAAAAACCGGTCTAATTGCGCTTCGGGTAATCTGTATGTCCCTTCTTGTTCCACAGGATTCTGAGTTGCCAGAACAATAAAAGGCGCATCTAGTATAAATTTATTACCATCAATTGTAATTTGCTGTTCTTCCATAACCTCAAATAAAGCAGCTTGTGTTTTAGCAGGTGCTCTATTGATTTCGTCAATAAGAATCATGTTCGAAAAAATGGGGCCTTTTTTAAATTCGAATTCCGATTTTTTTAAGTTAAAAACTGAGGTTCCTAAAATATCACTAGGCATTAAATCTGGTGTGAATTGAATACGACTAAAGCCGACACTTAAAGATTTTGCTAATAGTTTTGCCGTGACGGTTTTTGCAACGCCGGGTACACCTTCTATGAGAGAATGTCCTTTAGCTAAAAGCGATGCAATAAGCATATCTATCATATCCTTTTGGCCAACAATAATTTTTCCAACTTCCTGTTTTATTTTATTGACACTTTGTTGAAGTTCAGATAAATCTAAACGATTTTGAAATTGTAGATTATTGGTGTCTTCCAAGGCACTACTATCAATCGATGATATAGTGTCCGATTTTGGTAAAAAATCTTGTTGGTCTTGAGATTCTCTATTTTCGTCCATAATTATGTAGTGTAAAAAGCTTCAATATGCTTATTTAATTTGATTAGGTTTTCTTCAAAAAATTCATTTTTTGATCTTAACCAATTAATATAGTTGATTAATTTTTTAACATCTTCTTTTTTCTTGCCGGTTTTTGCCGCCAGCTTTACTATAAATTCATCATTTAATGTTGACGTGTCTAAATTAAAATCCGTCCGTATTTTTTCTAAAAAATACGTTATTTTTTTATCAATTAAGTTTTTATGATCCTGAATGTCAAAATATAAATTAGATACGGTTTTAACGAAAGCTATAGTAGTATTTTGAAGTGGTTTTATAATTTTTATAATACGCTGTCTGCGTTTTGCATTAAATATCATAAATAGAATCCCAAAAATGACGGCAGTATACCAAGCCCATCTAAAAGATAACTGTTCCAGAAACCAACTTAAGTTAGATTCTTTTTCAACATCACCATCATAGCCTGTTTGTATTTTTGTATACGAATCAAAATACACATTACTTTCGGGTAAATAAGAAACTAAACCCTCAACATATTTGTACCTGTCTTCTTTTAAAAGGTTATAATTTGTAAAAGCTTTTGGTTCGAGGTGCAAGTAGATGTTTCCATCTCCAAAAGGGACTTGAATAAAGTTAACATGCTTATAATCAATTTTAGAATACCCTAGTATATTATAGTTTATGGTATCGAAGCGAGAAAAATAACTATCCCCCTTGTTTTTATCTATAATCGTACTTTCTACGTCAATATACTTAAGCGATTGATATGAAATACTATCCTTTTCATTTTGAATATAGTCAATATCGATATCTAGAGTATCATGAATTTTTTGAGAAAAGTAATAATCGGATATAAACAATGTATTACCTGCATCAACAAAATTTAATAATTCATCTACCGAATCATTTTCTAAATAATCGGAATTTCCAATAATTATATAACTCCCCTCTGCGACATGCTCGCCATAACCATCTTCAGAATTAGCCCTTAAATAGCTGGCCGGTTGATGGAAAACCGTTCTAACTTTAAAATCTTTAAACAGGTTTGGTAGTTCCTTATAGAATATATTAACCCCATAGGGTTTATTGCTTTTTTCATTAAAAGATTCTTCCCAATCAACTGTTTTAGTTCTTTTAACGCCAACTACCACAGCAGCAGTAACTACCAAGGCAACTATTATAATAAGTATAGGTAAAATTTTCTTCATTATTTTACCAGATTTAGAAACGTTAGAAAATTACTCTTGGCCTTGTTATATTGCTCTATATTTAATGAGAATTTACCATACCAGATATAATTATATAAATAAGAAGTATATGCAAATTTCTCACTAAAAGGTTTCTCGTTTATTTCGTTTAAATATTCACTATTTGTTTTATCGTCTTCAAATTTTATATAGTTTTTTAAACTAAGCGTTTTTAAAACTAAAAGATAATAATACCTAATAGCTAACCTATAATTATCATTATTTTCAGCATTTTTTATTAGAGTATGTATATCTGCATGCTCAATATTTTCTGCGGTTATGTTTTCATAATTATTTAGCGTTTCATTTTTTCTTGAAGAAAATAATCCTGAACCACCTTCATTTAGTAATATATAAACCAGATAAGCAACAGCAATGCCAATAGCGAGATAAAATAACCAACCTAAAGGACCAAAGTTTATAGTGATATCATCTGTATTATTTTTTTCTTTTTGCCTTAGTTTTCCACTTTTATAATCTTCATATTTACCAGAACCCATTGGGGTTTCAGTTACTATTTTTTTCCCTTCATAATTGTATTTATCACTAGAATACCGCTCTTTAAAATCTTCATCAAATACCCTTATTTGTTCAGGCTCTTGTAGTGTGTTAGAGCTAAAAACAGTTTGATAGCAGCAAACCATAATAGATAAAAAAAAGATTATATGTAATCTATTTATTTTCAATTATGAGACGGACTTATGATTTGGGGTTGAGTGATTTGCTTCTGAATTTTAAAAGGATAAATTAAATAATAATAGCTAATAATACTTAATGTAATTAATATGATACCAGTCGATAGCCAATTAGGCATAATATTAGAATATCGTGTGATAAAGCCTTCTAGAAATCCAGCAGAAAAAGTAAAAGGAAAAGTACTAATTAATATTTTAATACCAGTTTTAGCTCCTTGTTTAAATGATGTATATCTGGAATGTGTTGCAGGAAATAAAATACTGGCGCCTAAAATAAGCCCAGCAGCAGCTTCAATAACTATAGCAAAAATTTCCATGGCTCCGTGTATCCAAATGCCGCGAACACTTTCCCATAAAACGCCTTTCTCATAAAAGAAATATTGAAACGATCCCAACATGATGCAATTTTTAAACATGATGTAAAGTGTTCCGATTCCTAAAAAAACACCTAAAACAAAAGCGATAATACCAACGCGTAGATTATTTATGGTAATACCAATAAAACTTCCCCAGTTACTGCCACTTTTATAAACGGCTACAGGGTCTCCAGCTTCAATATTTTCTAAAGACATGTTTACATAATTATCTCCCAATACAGAACGAACAAATTCCCCGTCATTAGCAGCAGAAATAACCCCAATAAAAGTAAATGCAAAAAATACAACAAACGCGATGTAAATAAATTTTCGGTATTGATAACAAATTAGAGGAACTTCAGTTTTCCAAAACCCAAAAATCCTATTAGTGTCTTCTCGCTTTGTTTTATAAATTTTTTGAAAAGCTTTGGCCGCTAGTTGATTAAGATATAGAATAACCTTGCTTTTAGGATAATAGGTTTGTGCATATGCTAAATCATTTATTAAGTGTATGTATTGTGATGCAAGTTCATCGGGGTCTTCAAAGTCATTATTAAAGACAGCTCTTTCAAAACTTAACCATTTTTCTTTATTTTGCTTGATAAATGAAACTTCCCTCATATATTTGATAAATTAAAATATAAAATGTCAGAGTTACAAATTAACACGACCCAAAATGTAAAAATAACGTTCAATGCTGCAGGTGGTGGAGAAAGATTGTTAGCATTTATCCTTGATACGGTCATTAAAATTGGATATTTACTAATCTTAAATAAAATATTTGGTGTTTTTGAGGGGATGGACGAATGGTCTCAAATTGGTATTAATACGATTTTAAGTTTTCCCGTGATGTTTTATACTTTGGCTTTAGAGTCTTTTTTTCAAGGACAAACCATTGGCAAGCGTGCTCTTAAAATTAGAGTTGTGAAAATTGATGGGTATCAGGCATCCCTGTCCGATTATGTAGTGCGTTGGTTTTTTAGAATTGTTGATGTTTATATTTTTGGATTAGGCTTTTTCGTGATGCTGTCTAATAAAAAGACGCAAAGATTAGGAGATATGGCAGCAGGAACCGCTGTAATTGCATTAAAAGATCATGTGAATATTAGTCATACTATTTTAGAGAATTTAAAACAAGACTATAAACCCACTTACCCTAACGTGATTAAATTGTCTGATAATGATGCACGTATTATAAAAGATACGTTTGTTAATGCAAGGGCTGCAAAAGACTATCAAACATTAATAAAGTTAAGGACAAAAATAATAGAAGTGGCAGGTATAAAAGAGGTAAAACAAGCAAATGACATTCAGTTTATTGATGTTATTTTAAAAGATTATAATTTTTACACCCAAGATATGTAAGCAGAGAACCACTTTTTCTTTTTCAGAAAAAATGTGTGAATCGCTTACCCTACGAGCAGTCGTAGGGTCTTAAGAAGGGAATTGTGATAGAGAAGAACCACTTTTTTTAGAAAAAGTGAACAAATTAGAAACTCAAATTAAAAATAGTATGTTTTATACCATAGATATTTTAGGAACCATTGCTTTTGCCATTTCCGGTGTATTGGTGGCAATGAATAAAAAAATGGATTTATTCGGAATTCTGATTATTGGATTTGTTACAGCTGTTGGTGGGGGGACACTTCGAGATTTACTTATTGGTAATGCTCCCGTAAGTTGGATGAAAGACATCACATATACCTATGTTATTATAGCATCTGCGGTTTTTGCGATCCTTTTTAGGAGTAAAATTAACTATCTAAGGACTTCTCTGTTTTTGTTTGATACTATTGGTATTGGTTTATATACTTTAGTAGGCATTGAAAAAGGATTGAATGCAGAGTTACACCCCATTATTTGTATTGCCCTAGGAACTATGACAGCTAGTTTTGGAGGAGTTATACGTGATATTTTATGTAATGAAATCCCTGTAATTTTTAGAAAAGAAATTTATGCTACTGCTTGCATACTTGGAGGTATAACTTATTTTTTATTAAGAGAACTACCAATAGAGAACAATATTATTTTTATAATAGCAGGAATTGTTGTGATCGTAGTCAGGTTATTAGCAGTGAAATTTAAAATAGCATTGCCAACAATTTATAAAGAATGATTTATTCAGTGAGCAGTAAGCAGTGATCAATAAACAGTGTTCAGCAAGCAGTGCGTAGTGGGCATTTTAATAGTAAAGTATTTTACTTTGTGTCTTTGCGTCTTAGCGAGATAATTAAGTGATTTATTAAGAGATCAATCATCAGTATTCAGTGTTCAGTAAGCAGTGTGTGGTGGGCATTTTAATAGTAAGGTATTTTACTTTGTGTCTTTGCGTCTTTACGAGATTATTAAGAGAACAGTATTCAGTAAGCAGTGTTCAGTAAACAGTATTCAGTGTTCAGTAAGCAGTGTGTAGTGGGCAGTTTAATAGTAAAATATTTTACTTTGTGTCTTTGCGCCTTTGCGAGATTATTAAGCGATTTTTCTATTCAATAATCTCAACATTTCTAATATAAATATTTTTATCAGGCCAATCACCATCATCGGTTTCAACAGCAGCAATTTTATCAACGACATTCATCCCTCTTATTACTTTACCAAAAATAGTATAGTCACCATCTAAAAAATGGGCACCACCTTTTTGTTGTACAATAAAAAACTCAAAAGGAGATGCTAATTTATAAGGGTTATTAATGTCACTACTAGGCATTGATACAACGCCTCTGTTATGTTTAAATCCACGTTTTGTATCAGGCGGTAATAGGTATCTTCCAATATGAGCACGTTTCCTAGCCGTTTTTTTGTCATCGCTATTG
The Flavivirga spongiicola genome window above contains:
- the nusB gene encoding transcription antitermination factor NusB; this translates as MLNRRHIRVKVMQTLYAYKGGESDDFSKDQKFLLFSIDNMYNLYLLLISLLLEVQKRAEDDLQKKQKKHLATKEDKDPNKKFVNNQLLKSLRDNLRLKDQLDTYKITNWKFDSEYVDVIFKEITKSDLYKDYMQTRVSDFKEDKDFIVDVFKDIIAPNEKLYEYLEDKNLTWLDDLPTVNTTILKLLRKVKATSAEGYFTPKLYKDSEDQKFAIDLFKKTLLNRSLINKEIEMKTKNWDSDRIANVDYVLLQMAISELHNFPSIPVKVTINEYLEIAKEYSTPKSSIFINGILDKLVKEYDADGRLNKIGRGLL
- a CDS encoding DUF1573 domain-containing protein, which encodes MKKIILGLSTLCLIAFTSCKENAAKKIDDKNVAEAAARDASASKFPVIEFDKKEHDFGEIESKTKVKTVFNYKNTGDAPLVITDIKSTCGCTVPQDWSREPLAPGESSQFSVQFNGSGSNKVSKTITVTANTEKGSETVRITAFVKPDPNAKKPVTPTIKAQ
- the yajC gene encoding preprotein translocase subunit YajC, whose protein sequence is MGEGIGSFMPFILMFVVVYFFMIAPQMKRAKKEKKFAAELKKGDRIVTKSGLHGKVLELNDKDGSCVIETMSGKVKYERSAISMEMSAKLNAPPAAKK
- a CDS encoding LysR substrate-binding domain-containing protein — encoded protein: MTITQLYYVLAVAENQNFTKAAEKCFVTQPTLSMQIQKLEDQLDVLIFDRTKKPIELTDVGKKIVNQARNIVNESYRIQDIVDQQKGFIGGEFKLGIIPTVMPTLLPMFLNNFIKKHPKVKLKIEELTTEEIISRINDGHLDAAIAATPLEDENIKERVLYFEPFMGYIPKNHRLHNHKKLDVSDLDIDDMLLLEDGHCFRDGVINLCKVFKSQTDDQFQLESGSIETLIKLSNEGLGMTLLPYLHTLDINDKEKENLHHFNEPSPAREVSIIYHKSELKMQIIEALQDVISGVVRGAIAFQNVKIVSPLPK
- a CDS encoding Dps family protein, with translation MTLNSLGLDSKKTKDLANDLNHLLANFQIYYQNLRGIHWNIKGKRFFDLHVKFEELYTDANMKVDLIAERILTLGVTPLHTFEEYIENTKVPVGKNISQDDKAVRLIVNSLTELLKIERLILDKSDNANDEGTNSMMSDFITEQEKTVWMMKAWLNEAV
- a CDS encoding DUF58 domain-containing protein; translation: MKFFKPFYIQPRFFYAGIGIVVLFALSYFIPLLFNIAQLFILVLVLLFFLDFLIIFIGKNKIEATRILPDKFSNGDKNQIKLNINNNYSISVYLEIIDEIPEQFQVRDFKIKESIPSRKLRLIQYDLKPTERGEYHFGNLNIYASSVINLVAKRFTFNEGAMVPTYPSFKQLKKFELLNINQNSLEYGLKKVRRLGHSMEFEQIKDYVLGDDLRTINWKATAKKNQLMVNQFQDEKSQPVYSIIDKGRIMKMPFNSLSLLDYAINAALVISNVVLKKHDKAGMFSFSKQIDNVVVAERRSSQMQLILESLYNVKTDFFESDFSRLYGSIKRHITHRSLILMYTNFETLDGLNRQLPYLKAISKSHLLVVIFFKNTELTSLIADKAETVQQVYDKVIAEKFAFEKRLIVNELKKYGIYSILTTPENLTIDTINKYLEIKARGLL
- a CDS encoding AAA family ATPase, producing the protein MDENRESQDQQDFLPKSDTISSIDSSALEDTNNLQFQNRLDLSELQQSVNKIKQEVGKIIVGQKDMIDMLIASLLAKGHSLIEGVPGVAKTVTAKLLAKSLSVGFSRIQFTPDLMPSDILGTSVFNLKKSEFEFKKGPIFSNMILIDEINRAPAKTQAALFEVMEEQQITIDGNKFILDAPFIVLATQNPVEQEGTYRLPEAQLDRFLFKIDVDYPNLDEEIEILSREHELKDKSKTEALASFLTGDQIVKYQNLVSQILVEKHLLKYIAELIVATRSNQFLYLGASPRASIAILKSSKAFAAMSGRDFVTPEDIKRAAIPVLHHRVIVTPEREMEGVTSKQIIKQIIETVEIPR
- a CDS encoding DUF4350 domain-containing protein gives rise to the protein MKKILPILIIIVALVVTAAVVVGVKRTKTVDWEESFNEKSNKPYGVNIFYKELPNLFKDFKVRTVFHQPASYLRANSEDGYGEHVAEGSYIIIGNSDYLENDSVDELLNFVDAGNTLFISDYYFSQKIHDTLDIDIDYIQNEKDSISYQSLKYIDVESTIIDKNKGDSYFSRFDTINYNILGYSKIDYKHVNFIQVPFGDGNIYLHLEPKAFTNYNLLKEDRYKYVEGLVSYLPESNVYFDSYTKIQTGYDGDVEKESNLSWFLEQLSFRWAWYTAVIFGILFMIFNAKRRQRIIKIIKPLQNTTIAFVKTVSNLYFDIQDHKNLIDKKITYFLEKIRTDFNLDTSTLNDEFIVKLAAKTGKKKEDVKKLINYINWLRSKNEFFEENLIKLNKHIEAFYTT
- a CDS encoding stage II sporulation protein M is translated as MREVSFIKQNKEKWLSFERAVFNNDFEDPDELASQYIHLINDLAYAQTYYPKSKVILYLNQLAAKAFQKIYKTKREDTNRIFGFWKTEVPLICYQYRKFIYIAFVVFFAFTFIGVISAANDGEFVRSVLGDNYVNMSLENIEAGDPVAVYKSGSNWGSFIGITINNLRVGIIAFVLGVFLGIGTLYIMFKNCIMLGSFQYFFYEKGVLWESVRGIWIHGAMEIFAIVIEAAAGLILGASILFPATHSRYTSFKQGAKTGIKILISTFPFTFSAGFLEGFITRYSNIMPNWLSTGIILITLSIISYYYLIYPFKIQKQITQPQIISPSHN
- a CDS encoding RDD family protein, which translates into the protein MSELQINTTQNVKITFNAAGGGERLLAFILDTVIKIGYLLILNKIFGVFEGMDEWSQIGINTILSFPVMFYTLALESFFQGQTIGKRALKIRVVKIDGYQASLSDYVVRWFFRIVDVYIFGLGFFVMLSNKKTQRLGDMAAGTAVIALKDHVNISHTILENLKQDYKPTYPNVIKLSDNDARIIKDTFVNARAAKDYQTLIKLRTKIIEVAGIKEVKQANDIQFIDVILKDYNFYTQDM
- a CDS encoding trimeric intracellular cation channel family protein, encoding MFYTIDILGTIAFAISGVLVAMNKKMDLFGILIIGFVTAVGGGTLRDLLIGNAPVSWMKDITYTYVIIASAVFAILFRSKINYLRTSLFLFDTIGIGLYTLVGIEKGLNAELHPIICIALGTMTASFGGVIRDILCNEIPVIFRKEIYATACILGGITYFLLRELPIENNIIFIIAGIVVIVVRLLAVKFKIALPTIYKE